A single region of the Salvia splendens isolate huo1 chromosome 18, SspV2, whole genome shotgun sequence genome encodes:
- the LOC121777170 gene encoding D-2-hydroxyglutarate dehydrogenase, mitochondrial-like isoform X2, which translates to MMQTQIGCGSTKAQVSLCYNLEQPRRCLAVVPQGGNTSLVGGSIPVYDEVIINVGSMNNILSFDKVSGILVCEAGCILENLMSFLDNEGYIMPLDLGAKGSCQIGGNISTNAGGLRLLRYGSLHGSVLGLEVVLANGTVLDMLGTLRKDNTGYDLKHLFIGSEGSLGIVTKVSILTPPKLPSVNLAFLACEDYLSCQKILVEAKTKLGEILSAFEFLDINAMDLVLKQLDGLRDPLPSSKHNFYVLIETTGSMESHDKEKLEAFLAQAIESGLLTDGVVAQDINQASSFWRIREGVPEALLKEGAVYKYDLSLPPEKIYDLVEEMRQRLGTAANVVAYGHLGDGNLHLNISTPQYDDNILAKIEPFVYEWTSKQRGSISAEHGIGLMKANKLHYSNSAETVQVMAAIKKVLDPSGILNPYKVLPTSVLSQS; encoded by the exons ATGATGCAAACACAGATTGGATGCGGAAGTACAAAGGCTCAAGTAAGCTTATGTTACAACCTCGAACAACCCAGGAG ATGCTTAGCTGTTGTACCGCAAGGTGGAAATACAAGTCTTGTGGGAGGAAGTATTCCTGTGTATGATGAG GTGATCATCAACGTTGGCTCCATGAATAATATCCTTTCCTTTGACAAG GTTAGCGGTATACTGGTATGCGAGGCTGGATGCATTCTGGAGAACTTGATGTCATTTCTCGATAATGAAGG ATATATTATGCCACTTGATTTGGGTGCTAAAGGAAGCTGCCAAATTGGCGGAAACATCTCAACTAATGCTGGGGGCTTGCGCCTTCTCCGGTATGGTTCGCTTCATGGAAGTGTTCTTG GTCTTGAAGTTGTTTTAGCTAATGGTACTGTGCTTGATATGCTTGGTACTTTACGCAAAGACAACACAGGATATGACTTGAAGCATTTGTTTATAG GGAGTGAGGGATCACTAGGAATTGTCACAAAGGTTTCAATACTCACCCCTCCAAAGTTGCCTTCAGTAAATCTAGCTTTTCTTGCTTGTGAGGATTATCTAAGCTGTCAG AAAATCTTGGTCGAAGCTAAGACGAAGCTTGGAGAAATTCTTTCCGCATTCGAGTTTTTGGATATCAACGCTATGGATCTG GTTTTGAAACAATTAGATGGTCTTCGTGATCCTTTACCTTCCTCTAAGCACAACTTCTATGTTCTGATTGAGACTACTGGCAGCATGGAATCTCATGACAA GGAGAAGCTTGAAGCCTTCCTTGCTCAGGCTATAGAAAGTGGATTGTTAACTGATGGAGTTGTAGCGCAAGACATAAATCAAGCATCATCATTTTGGCGCATACGTGAG GGAGTACCTGAAGCTCTGTTGAAAGAAGGGGCTGTTTACAAGTATGACTTGTCTTTGCCCCCAGAAAAGATATACGATCTTGTAGAGGAAATGCGTCAACGTCTTG GCACTGCAGCAAATGTCGTGGCGTATGGTCACCTGGGAGATGGTAATCTACATCTGAACATTTCAACCCCACAATATGACGACAAT ATATTAGCTAAAATCGAACCTTTTGTATACGAGTGGACATCTAAGCAACGAGGAAGCATCAGTGCAGAGCATGGCATTGGACTGATGAAAGCAAATAAACTTCATTACAGCAATTCAGCTGAAACC GTGCAAGTAATGGCAGCCATCAAGAAAGTTCTAGATCCCAGTGGAATACTCAACCCGTATAAAGTTCTTCCAACTTCTGTATTATCACAGAGTTGA
- the LOC121777170 gene encoding D-2-hydroxyglutarate dehydrogenase, mitochondrial-like isoform X3, whose product MMQTQIGCGSTKAQVSQILDYCNSRCLAVVPQGGNTSLVGGSIPVYDEVIINVGSMNNILSFDKVSGILVCEAGCILENLMSFLDNEGYIMPLDLGAKGSCQIGGNISTNAGGLRLLRYGSLHGSVLGLEVVLANGTVLDMLGTLRKDNTGYDLKHLFIGSEGSLGIVTKVSILTPPKLPSVNLAFLACEDYLSCQKILVEAKTKLGEILSAFEFLDINAMDLVLKQLDGLRDPLPSSKHNFYVLIETTGSMESHDKEKLEAFLAQAIESGLLTDGVVAQDINQASSFWRIREGVPEALLKEGAVYKYDLSLPPEKIYDLVEEMRQRLGTAANVVAYGHLGDGNLHLNISTPQYDDNILAKIEPFVYEWTSKQRGSISAEHGIGLMKANKLHYSNSAETVQVMAAIKKVLDPSGILNPYKVLPTSVLSQS is encoded by the exons ATGATGCAAACACAGATTGGATGCGGAAGTACAAAGGCTCAA GTTTCTCAGATTCTTGATTACTGTAATTCCAGATGCTTAGCTGTTGTACCGCAAGGTGGAAATACAAGTCTTGTGGGAGGAAGTATTCCTGTGTATGATGAG GTGATCATCAACGTTGGCTCCATGAATAATATCCTTTCCTTTGACAAG GTTAGCGGTATACTGGTATGCGAGGCTGGATGCATTCTGGAGAACTTGATGTCATTTCTCGATAATGAAGG ATATATTATGCCACTTGATTTGGGTGCTAAAGGAAGCTGCCAAATTGGCGGAAACATCTCAACTAATGCTGGGGGCTTGCGCCTTCTCCGGTATGGTTCGCTTCATGGAAGTGTTCTTG GTCTTGAAGTTGTTTTAGCTAATGGTACTGTGCTTGATATGCTTGGTACTTTACGCAAAGACAACACAGGATATGACTTGAAGCATTTGTTTATAG GGAGTGAGGGATCACTAGGAATTGTCACAAAGGTTTCAATACTCACCCCTCCAAAGTTGCCTTCAGTAAATCTAGCTTTTCTTGCTTGTGAGGATTATCTAAGCTGTCAG AAAATCTTGGTCGAAGCTAAGACGAAGCTTGGAGAAATTCTTTCCGCATTCGAGTTTTTGGATATCAACGCTATGGATCTG GTTTTGAAACAATTAGATGGTCTTCGTGATCCTTTACCTTCCTCTAAGCACAACTTCTATGTTCTGATTGAGACTACTGGCAGCATGGAATCTCATGACAA GGAGAAGCTTGAAGCCTTCCTTGCTCAGGCTATAGAAAGTGGATTGTTAACTGATGGAGTTGTAGCGCAAGACATAAATCAAGCATCATCATTTTGGCGCATACGTGAG GGAGTACCTGAAGCTCTGTTGAAAGAAGGGGCTGTTTACAAGTATGACTTGTCTTTGCCCCCAGAAAAGATATACGATCTTGTAGAGGAAATGCGTCAACGTCTTG GCACTGCAGCAAATGTCGTGGCGTATGGTCACCTGGGAGATGGTAATCTACATCTGAACATTTCAACCCCACAATATGACGACAAT ATATTAGCTAAAATCGAACCTTTTGTATACGAGTGGACATCTAAGCAACGAGGAAGCATCAGTGCAGAGCATGGCATTGGACTGATGAAAGCAAATAAACTTCATTACAGCAATTCAGCTGAAACC GTGCAAGTAATGGCAGCCATCAAGAAAGTTCTAGATCCCAGTGGAATACTCAACCCGTATAAAGTTCTTCCAACTTCTGTATTATCACAGAGTTGA
- the LOC121777170 gene encoding D-2-hydroxyglutarate dehydrogenase, mitochondrial-like isoform X1 encodes MKYLTAASRLLRHSSRNLSDLGSNLQFFCSIRPSSSCLSYPSLRSYERFIQDDCFHRKFTLKNICFGGSGVGILHSLARFQSDGIRTHHRNLASTASIPERNKSFATINSDDISYFNKVLGGRGVVQDEEKLDDANTDWMRKYKGSSKLMLQPRTTQEVSQILDYCNSRCLAVVPQGGNTSLVGGSIPVYDEVIINVGSMNNILSFDKVSGILVCEAGCILENLMSFLDNEGYIMPLDLGAKGSCQIGGNISTNAGGLRLLRYGSLHGSVLGLEVVLANGTVLDMLGTLRKDNTGYDLKHLFIGSEGSLGIVTKVSILTPPKLPSVNLAFLACEDYLSCQKILVEAKTKLGEILSAFEFLDINAMDLVLKQLDGLRDPLPSSKHNFYVLIETTGSMESHDKEKLEAFLAQAIESGLLTDGVVAQDINQASSFWRIREGVPEALLKEGAVYKYDLSLPPEKIYDLVEEMRQRLGTAANVVAYGHLGDGNLHLNISTPQYDDNILAKIEPFVYEWTSKQRGSISAEHGIGLMKANKLHYSNSAETVQVMAAIKKVLDPSGILNPYKVLPTSVLSQS; translated from the exons GTCTTAGTTACCCATCTCTCCGGAGTTATGAGCGCTTCATTCAAGATGATTGTTTTCACAGAAAATTTACATTGAAAAATATTTGCTTCGGAGGTTCTGGTGTTGGTATTCTACATAGCTTAGCTAGATTTCAGAGTGATGGCATCCGAACACATCATAGAAATCTTGCTTCCACTGCCTCAATACCAGAGAGAAACAAGTCCTTTGCTACAATAAATTCCGATGATATAAGCTATTTCAATAAAGTACTGGGTGGGAGAGGTGTGGTTCAGGATGAGGAAAAGCTAGATGATGCAAACACAGATTGGATGCGGAAGTACAAAGGCTCAAGTAAGCTTATGTTACAACCTCGAACAACCCAGGAG GTTTCTCAGATTCTTGATTACTGTAATTCCAGATGCTTAGCTGTTGTACCGCAAGGTGGAAATACAAGTCTTGTGGGAGGAAGTATTCCTGTGTATGATGAG GTGATCATCAACGTTGGCTCCATGAATAATATCCTTTCCTTTGACAAG GTTAGCGGTATACTGGTATGCGAGGCTGGATGCATTCTGGAGAACTTGATGTCATTTCTCGATAATGAAGG ATATATTATGCCACTTGATTTGGGTGCTAAAGGAAGCTGCCAAATTGGCGGAAACATCTCAACTAATGCTGGGGGCTTGCGCCTTCTCCGGTATGGTTCGCTTCATGGAAGTGTTCTTG GTCTTGAAGTTGTTTTAGCTAATGGTACTGTGCTTGATATGCTTGGTACTTTACGCAAAGACAACACAGGATATGACTTGAAGCATTTGTTTATAG GGAGTGAGGGATCACTAGGAATTGTCACAAAGGTTTCAATACTCACCCCTCCAAAGTTGCCTTCAGTAAATCTAGCTTTTCTTGCTTGTGAGGATTATCTAAGCTGTCAG AAAATCTTGGTCGAAGCTAAGACGAAGCTTGGAGAAATTCTTTCCGCATTCGAGTTTTTGGATATCAACGCTATGGATCTG GTTTTGAAACAATTAGATGGTCTTCGTGATCCTTTACCTTCCTCTAAGCACAACTTCTATGTTCTGATTGAGACTACTGGCAGCATGGAATCTCATGACAA GGAGAAGCTTGAAGCCTTCCTTGCTCAGGCTATAGAAAGTGGATTGTTAACTGATGGAGTTGTAGCGCAAGACATAAATCAAGCATCATCATTTTGGCGCATACGTGAG GGAGTACCTGAAGCTCTGTTGAAAGAAGGGGCTGTTTACAAGTATGACTTGTCTTTGCCCCCAGAAAAGATATACGATCTTGTAGAGGAAATGCGTCAACGTCTTG GCACTGCAGCAAATGTCGTGGCGTATGGTCACCTGGGAGATGGTAATCTACATCTGAACATTTCAACCCCACAATATGACGACAAT ATATTAGCTAAAATCGAACCTTTTGTATACGAGTGGACATCTAAGCAACGAGGAAGCATCAGTGCAGAGCATGGCATTGGACTGATGAAAGCAAATAAACTTCATTACAGCAATTCAGCTGAAACC GTGCAAGTAATGGCAGCCATCAAGAAAGTTCTAGATCCCAGTGGAATACTCAACCCGTATAAAGTTCTTCCAACTTCTGTATTATCACAGAGTTGA